The DNA window ACGGTTTCTTCCAGGTCGTCCTGGCGCTGCACCAGTTCTTCACCAGTGACGTCGTCCTTGCCGGCTTCCTTCGGCGGATTGTGCTCGACATGGTAGACACGACCGGAGGCCGGGTGCACGCGACGGCCGGACATACGCTGGACGATCACCTCGTCGTCCACGTCGATTTCCAGTACGTGGTCGAGCTTCACACCGGCATCCTTCAGCGCCTGGGCCTGGGGGATGGTGCGCGGGAAGCCGTCGAACAGGAAGCCGTTGGCGCAGTCGGGCTGGGTCAGGCGTTCCTGGATCAGGGCGATGATGATCTCGTCGGAAACCAGGCCACCACTCTCCATGACACCCTTGACGCGCAGGCCAAGCTCGCTGCCCGCCTTGACCGCTGCGCGCAGCATGTCACCGGTGGAAATTTGCGGGATACCGAACTTCTCGGTGATGAACCGGGCCTGGGTACCTTTGCCGGCACCCGGCGCTCCCAACAGAATCACGCGCATCAGAAACTCCTCAAGTTTGCACAGGCCATATCGCCCTGGCAGCCACCGCCGAACCTCCAGAACCTGATGGGCCCGGCAGCCATGCCACCTGTTTATCGTCACGCCCGAAGCAGGCGTCTCAAAGCGCTCATGCCCCGCTGTCCAATGCCCGCAGGCCACAGCAAGGCACGCAATATTCGATCATTGCCATCATGGCAAAAGGCTGGACACGATACACAGCGCACCCACCCCGTACAAGGGTGAACGCAGGACGGCCCGGCCTCAGCGCAAGGTGAAACCATCCTGCGAAAAGGCCCGAAGAGCCCGGCACGCAGCCGCCTGGAAGGCAGGAGAACGGTGTCAACCGACGCGGCGACACCTCCCGGTTCTCTGCCCTTCCCTCACCCCTGCAGCGCCTTCAACCGGTATTGCGCAAACCGGCGGCAATCCCGGCCACACTGACCAGCAACGCCTGCTCCAGCGGGCTGTCCGCCGCGACATCGGGTTGTCGCGAACGGGCCAGCAGTTCGATCTGCATCAGGTGCAAGGGGTCCAGGTAGGTGTTGCGCAGGCTGAAGGCTTCCAGTGTCTCGGGGCTGTGGGCGAGCAGTTGTGACTGACCGGTCAATCCCGTTACCGCCCGGACCGCACGCGACAATCGGTCGCGCAGCCGCGCGCCCAACTCCAGCAGCGAGGCGTCAACCAGGCGCGCGTCGTAGCGGCTGGCGAGCTCCTCGTCGGTCTTGGCAAGCACCATTTCCAGCATGTCGATGCGGGTCGCGAAGAACGGCCATTGCTGACGCATGCTTTCCAGCACCTGCTGCTCGCCTCGGCCCAGGGCATTCTCCAGTGCCCGTTCCCAGCCGAGCCAGGCCGGCAGCATCAACCGTGTCTGGGTCCAGGCGAAGATCCACGGAATCGCCCGCAGGCTCTCCACGCCGCCCTCGCGGCGCTTGGCCGGACGGCTGCCCAGAGGCAGGCGCCCCAGCTCCTGCTCAGGCGTGGCCTGGCGGAAATAGTCGACGAACTGTGGGTTGTCGCGCACCACCGAACGATAGGCTTCGACGCCATCGCAGGCCAGCCGCTCCATCACCTCGCGCCAACGCGGCTCGGGCATCGGCGGCGGCAACAGGGTCGCTTCGAGAATGGCCGCCAGGTAGATATTCAGGTTCTGCTCGGCAATCCCCGACAGACCGAACTTGAAGCGGATCATCTCGCCCTGCTCGGTGGTGCGGAAACGCCCTTTCACCGACCCTGGCGGCTGCGACAGGATGGCCGCATGGGCCGGTCCGCCGCCGCGCCCGACGCTACCACCGCGCCCATGGAACAACAGCAGTTCGACGCCATGGCGGGCACAGATATCGACCAGTGCCTCCTGCGCCCGGTACTGCGCCCAGGCCGCCGCCGTGGTGCCGGCGTCCTTGGCCGAGTCGGAATAGCCGATCATCACTTCCTGGGCGCCCGCCAGCCGCTCGCGGTAACCTGGCAGCGACAACAACCAGTCGACCACCTGGCCAGCGGCATTCAGGTCATCCAGCGTCTCGAACAACGGCGCCACGCGCATGGGCCGTGACAGGCCCGCCTCCTTCAGCAGCAGTTGCACCGCCAGCACATCGGAGGCGCTGCGCGCCATGGAGATCACGTAGGAACCCAGGGAGGCCGCTGGCGCCTGGGCGATCACCGCACAGGTTGCCAGCACTTCGGCGGTTGGCGCCGATGGCTGGTAGCAGCGGGGCAACAAGGGGCGGCGGCTGTCCAGCTCGGCCGACAGAAAGGCCAGACGCTGCGCCTCGTCCCACTGCTGGTAATCGCCAAGGCCGAGGTACTCGGTGATTTCGCCCAGGGCGGCACTGTGCCGCGAGGAGTCCTGGCGAATGTCCAGTCGCACCAGGAACAGGCCGAAGGCCGCCACCCGGCGCAGGCAATCGAGCAGGACACCATCGGCGATCACATGCATGCCGCAGGCATGCAGCGAGCGGTGGCAGAGCGCCAGCGGCTCACGCAGCTCGGCATTGTCCTGCAGGACCTGGCTACCAGGCGGCACGTCGCTGTCCTGCGCGGCGGCAGCCCAGTCGCGGGTCGCCAGCAGGCGCTCACGCAAGCCCTTGAGCAGCTCACGGTAGGGTTCGGGACTGTCGCCGACCTGGGCGCGCAGTTCGTCGCTGGCATTCTGCATCGACAGGGTGGTGATCAGATCTTCGATATCACGCAAGTAGAGGTCGGCCGCGACTTCCCGCGCCAGCAGTAATACCGAACGGCTCACCGTCGACGTCACATTGGGGTTGCCATCGCGGTCGCCGCCCATCCAGGAGGCGAAGCGAATCGGCGCCGCCTCAATGGGCAAGGGTTGCCCGGCCGTTTCACGCAGGATCGCATCGGCCTGGCGGAAGACATTGGGTAACGCCTGCCAGAGCGAACTCTCGATGGTGGCGAAGCCCCACTTGGCTTCCTCCAGCGGCGTCGGGCGGTTGCGGCGGATTTCTTCGGTGTGCCAGGCCTCGGCGATCAGCCGTTGCAGGTTCAGTTCGATACGCGCCAGTTCGTCCGGGGACAGATCGGTGTGATCGCGGGCCGCCAGTTGCGCGGCAATAGCATCGTATTTCTGGATCAGGGTGCGCCGCGACACTTCGGTCGGGTGCGCGGTCAGCACCAGCTCGATATCCAGCTGCGCGACGTGCCGGGCCAGTTGTTGCGGGGTATGGCCTGCCGCCTGCAGACGGGCCAACAAATCGGCGAGCATGCTTTCTTCGAAAGGTGCCGCTTCGCCTTCACGGCGCCGCCGGGCCTTGTGGTACTGCTCGGCGATATTGGCCAGGTTGAGAAACTGGTTGAACGCCCGCGACATCGGCAGCAACTCGCTCTCGCTGAGGCTATCGAGGGTGGCGGCAAGCTGGGCGGCACCATCAGCCGAGCCCTGGCGGGCACTCTTGGCCCCTTTGCGGATCAGTTCGATCTTTTCGAAGAACCGGTCACCATGCTGTTCGCGAATGGTCCTGCCCAGCAGTTCACCCAGCAGATGCACGTTCTCACGCAAGCGCACGTCTATTTTCGCCATGCAACCTCTCCATTGACTCGGCGGATCGGGAATCACCGCCGCTACGGGCCGAGCATCGGCTCGCCCCAGCATACGGTCATCGACCATGACCGACATCCGCGCACCGAACTTTCTCGCAGCGCCGATATCCGAATGACCGTGACATCAGTTTGCCTCGCAACTGAACATTTTTCGACGAACGGCATCAGAGAAATATGCCCATGTGTTGCCCGGAGCGATTTCGGACGATGCAGCCAGCTACCCATACCAACGACCGTCAGCAATTCGTCAAAGGAGACTGACCATGAAGCAACCCTCCCTCAACAACCGCGATTCGCGCTCCGTACTGCCCAAGCTGGCCGCCGTGGCCCTGGGCGGCCTGATGCTGACCGCCTGCGCCGGCAACCCGCCGACCGAGCAGTTCGCTGTCACCAACTCTGCGGTGAGAAGCGCCGTCAGCGCTGGCGGGACCGAGTTCGCACCGGTCGAGACCCGCTCCGCACAGGAGAAGTGGAAAGACGCAGAGCTGGCTCTGCAGAAGAAGGACTACGACAAGGCACGCACCCTGGCCGAACAGGCCGAGTGGGATGCCCGCCTGGCCGAGCGCAAGACTCAGGCGGCCAAGGCCCAGAAAGCACTGGAAGATGCCCAGCGCGGCGTACAGGAACTGCGTGACGAAGGTCTGCGCAACGCCCAGTAAGCCCCCTCGTGGCTCGATCCTCTCAGATAAAGGAATGACTCATTATGCAAAAGCTCGTTACCCTTCCCGCCCTGCTGGCTCTGTCCGTTGCCCTCGCAGCGTGCTCGACACCGCCCAACGCCAACCTGGAACAGGCGCGTAGCAAGTTTTCCGCACTGCAATCCGATCCACGCTCCAACACCCTGGCCGCGCTGGAAACCGAAGACGCCAGCAAGGCGCTGGACAAGGCCAACAAGGCCTATCTGGATGACGCCAAGGAAGCGAAGGTCGATCAGCTCTCCTACCTGACCAAGCGCCGTATCGAGCTGGCCGAGCAGACCATCGCCCTGCGCGCCGCAGAGAACGACCTGAAGAAATCCTCCACAGAGCGTGCCAAGGCACTGCTGGAAGCTCGCGAAGCGGAGATCCGCAAGCTGCAGACCGAACTGCAAGGCAAGAAAACCGAGCGCGGCACCCTGGTGACCTTCGGTGACGTGCTGTTCGACTTCAACCGTGCGGAACTGAAACAAGGCGGCCTGCACAACGTGCAGAAGCTGGCTGACTTCCTCAACGAAAACCCTGAGCGCAAGGTGATCGTCGAAGGCTATACCGACAGCACTGGCTCGGCGCAATACAACCAGGGCCTGTCCGAGCGCCGTGCCGACGCCGTGCGCCTGGCGCTGGTCCGCTTCGGCGTCAGCCCGCAGCGCATCGTGTCCCAGGGCTACGGCAAGGACTACCCGATCGCCAGCAACAGCAGTGAATCGGGCCGCGCCATGAACCGTCGCGTGGAGGTCACCATCTCCGACGACGCAAAACCCGTGGCACCGCGTTCTTCGGTACGCTGACCACACCGCGCGGGGGCCTCAGGGCCCCCGCCGCACTTTCAGACTTCGTCTCAAGACCGTTTCAGCGCAACAGACCTTCCGGTACCGGCGGCTGATCGCCGACGCAACGAACCGCACGCTTGCGGTTATCCACCAGCACACCACTCAATCCCTTCTGCTGCACATCGAACAGGACGAGTACGCCGTCGATGCACTGCGCGACCTGGTCGGCCGGCTTCGCCGAGAGCTTGTAGTCCTCGCCCGGAATCGTCTTGAGCATGGTGTAGTCCGCCAGCAGCAAGGCATCTTCAGGCTTGGCGAAATGCATGTAGCCGTAATAGCTCAGCACACCGACCGTGGCCGCGACCGTACCGATCGCAGTGAGAATGTAAGGAATGGGGTTGCGTTCGCTCATGGGGAAATCCAGTCAGAAAGAGCCGGTTCGAAGCATCAGATGATATTGGCGTAGTCCGCTTCGATCCGATCCAGGCTCAGGTGGTTGAGGAAGTTGGAGAAACACATCCAGGCCGATAGCGCATTGAGGTCCTGGAATTGTTGCGGCAGGTACTTCGGTGGCACCACCATGCCCTCCTCCACCAATTGGCGCAGGGTGCGCATGTCTTCCAGGGTGGTCTTGCCGCAGAACAACAGGGGAATCTGCTCCAGCTTGCCCTTGCGCACTGCCAGCTGGATGTAGTTGTAGACCATGATGAAACCCTTCAGGTAGGACAGGTCCTTGGTGAAGGGCATGCCATCGGGGGTCGAACCACGGAAGACCCGACTGGCATTGCTGTAGCACTCATCCTCGTCATAGCCCTGCTCGCGGAAGAAGGCGAAGACATCGAGGAAATCCGCCCCTTCCTCGGCCATGTGGATGGCCCGGGTGCGGTTGGTCAGCTTGCGCAGGCGCGTCGGATAGGAGGCGAAGGCAATCACTTCCATGAGGATCGCCAGCCCTTCCTGGGTCACCGTGGAGGACGGCGGCCCCTTGGCCAGGAAGGTGCAGATCGGCTGGTTCTGGCCATTGAGCGTGGTGCCGACATGCACCAGCCCTTCATGCACGGCCAGCGCCCGCACGTCGCGCTCGTTGAACAACGCATCGCTGCGAATCTTGATGTAGTCGGCGCCCGCCGCCGCATCGGCGAGGATGCCATCGGACTCGAAGACGCGGATGACGCCTTCGCCCTCGCCAAACACCGCATTCAACTGACGCTGGAGAATCTCCACCGCCTGCTTGGCATCGAGGGTCTTGGCTTCGTCCTTGAGATCGCTGCGGTCGGCGATATTGTTCAGGTAGTCGGACAGCATCAAGCCGAGGTCGGCCAGGGTCGGGTCGCCGGCATGGAAGGCATCCGAAGCGGCGCCATACAACTCCTGGGAGATCAGGCCGAAGTCGGCGGTGCCGCGCGCTTCCAGCATGCGCACCACCATGCGGTATTCCTTGCACATGCGCCGCATGATCTGCCCGACCGGATTGAACTGCCCCAGTTGCCGGGTAATGTCCCGCTCGATGGCTTGCAGCTCTTCCTTCTTGGCGCCGGCATCGAATGCCAGCGGACGGCGCTCGTACCAGGCCCGGTTCACCGCCGGCAGCTCGCGACCGCCCGCGGCGAAGAAGCCCTGGCGAATACTGTCGTCCCACTTCACCGCATCCAGCACGCGCAACGGCGACTGCGCCTCGACGATACGGTCGGACAGCGCACGCACCGTGCTCTGGTATTCATCGAGCTGGTTGCGGGTATTCATCGCCACTCTCCAGGACAGGTCGTAGGGTGCGCCACGCGCACCTTGGATATCGGTGACCTCAGCAAGGTGCGCATGGCGCACCCCGCATCCGCTATCAGAGCTCCGGACGCATGTGTGGGAACAGGATCACATCGCGGATCGACGGCGAGTTGGTCAGCAGCATCACCAGGCGGTCGATGCCGATGCCTTCCCCGGCGGTCGGCGGCATGCCGTACTCCAGCGCACGCACGAAGTCGGCGTCGAAATGCATGGCCTCGTCGTCGCCGGCGTCCTTCTCCGCCACCTGGGCCAGGAAACGCTCGGCCTGATCTTCGGCATCGTTAAGCTCGGAGTAGGCGTTGGCGATCTCACGACCACCGATGAACAGCTCGAAGCGGTCGGTGACGTTGGGGTTGCTGTCGTTGCGACGCGCCAGCGGCGACACCTCGAACGGGTACTCGGTGATGAAGTGCGGCTGCTCCAGCTTGTGCTCGACCAGCTCCTCGAAAATCATCACCTGCAACTTGCCCAGGCCTTCGTGGCCGAGCAGCTTGGCACCGGCCTTCTTGGCGATGGCGCGGGCTTTCTCGACGTCATTGAGGTCGTCAGCACTGATTTCCGGGTTGTACTTGAGGATCGAGTCGAACACCGACAGGCGTACGAACGGCTCGCCGAAGTGGAACACCTTGTCGCCGTACGGCACGTCGGTGCTGCCGAGCACGGCCTGGGCCAGCTCGCGGAACAGCTCCTCGGTCAGGTCCATGTTGTCTTCGTAGTCAGCGTAGGCCTGGTAGAACTCGAGCATGGTGAACTCGGGGTTGTGCCGGGTCGAAACGCCTTCGTTACGGAAGTTGCGGTTGATCTCGAAGACCTTTTCAAACCCGCCAACGACAAGCCGCTTGAGGTACAGCTCCGGCGCGATACGCAGGAACATGGCCATGTCCAGGGCATTGTGGTGGGTTTCGAACGGCTTGGCCGCTGCGCCGCCAGGGATGGTCTGCAGCATCGGCGTTTCCACTTCGAGGAAGTCACGCTCGGCGAGGAACTTGCGGATGTGGGCGATGACCTGCGAGCGCACACGGAAGGTGTGGCGGGTTTCCTCGTTGACGATCAGGTCGACGTAGCGCTGGCGATAGCGCTGCTCGGTGTCGGTCAGGCCGTGGTGCTTGTCCGGCAACGGGCGCAGCGACTTGGTCAGCAATCGTAGCTGGCTCAGGTGCACATAGAGGTCGCCCTTGCCGGAACGGGCCAGAGTGCCCTCGGCGGCGAGGATGTCGCCCAGGTCCCAGGTCTTGATCGCTTCCAGCGTTTCGGCCGGCAGGCCCTTGCGGTCGACATAGACCTGGATGCGCCCGCTCATGTCCTGCAACACCATGAACGCGCCACGGTTGAGCATGAGACGCCCGGCCACCTTGACTGGAATGGCCAGCGCTTCCAGCTCTTCCTTGCTCTTGCCTTCGCAGGCCTTCTGCAGGTCCGCACAGTAACTGTCGCGGCGGAAATCGTTGGGGAAGACCAGTCCCTTGGCACGCTCGGCGGCAAGCTTTTCCTTGCGCAGGGCGATCAGGTGGTTTTCTTCCTCATGGATGGCATGCTGGTTCAGCGGTTGTTCGCTCATGGTCGTTTCGTTTGCCTGGCGTGTTTCACGGTGAATTGGGTGCGGGCGGCGACCGCCCGCAAGAAGAAGCCTGGCCTTACAGGCCCTGTTTCAGGCTGGCTTCCAGGTACTCGTCGAGGTCGCCGTCCAGTACCTTGTCGCAGTCGCT is part of the Pseudomonas sp. ABC1 genome and encodes:
- the adk gene encoding adenylate kinase, which gives rise to MRVILLGAPGAGKGTQARFITEKFGIPQISTGDMLRAAVKAGSELGLRVKGVMESGGLVSDEIIIALIQERLTQPDCANGFLFDGFPRTIPQAQALKDAGVKLDHVLEIDVDDEVIVQRMSGRRVHPASGRVYHVEHNPPKEAGKDDVTGEELVQRQDDLEETVRHRLSLYHSQTKPLVDFYQDLAKVEGTPRYNRVEGVGSVEEITAKVFAALA
- the ppc gene encoding phosphoenolpyruvate carboxylase; translated protein: MAKIDVRLRENVHLLGELLGRTIREQHGDRFFEKIELIRKGAKSARQGSADGAAQLAATLDSLSESELLPMSRAFNQFLNLANIAEQYHKARRRREGEAAPFEESMLADLLARLQAAGHTPQQLARHVAQLDIELVLTAHPTEVSRRTLIQKYDAIAAQLAARDHTDLSPDELARIELNLQRLIAEAWHTEEIRRNRPTPLEEAKWGFATIESSLWQALPNVFRQADAILRETAGQPLPIEAAPIRFASWMGGDRDGNPNVTSTVSRSVLLLAREVAADLYLRDIEDLITTLSMQNASDELRAQVGDSPEPYRELLKGLRERLLATRDWAAAAQDSDVPPGSQVLQDNAELREPLALCHRSLHACGMHVIADGVLLDCLRRVAAFGLFLVRLDIRQDSSRHSAALGEITEYLGLGDYQQWDEAQRLAFLSAELDSRRPLLPRCYQPSAPTAEVLATCAVIAQAPAASLGSYVISMARSASDVLAVQLLLKEAGLSRPMRVAPLFETLDDLNAAGQVVDWLLSLPGYRERLAGAQEVMIGYSDSAKDAGTTAAAWAQYRAQEALVDICARHGVELLLFHGRGGSVGRGGGPAHAAILSQPPGSVKGRFRTTEQGEMIRFKFGLSGIAEQNLNIYLAAILEATLLPPPMPEPRWREVMERLACDGVEAYRSVVRDNPQFVDYFRQATPEQELGRLPLGSRPAKRREGGVESLRAIPWIFAWTQTRLMLPAWLGWERALENALGRGEQQVLESMRQQWPFFATRIDMLEMVLAKTDEELASRYDARLVDASLLELGARLRDRLSRAVRAVTGLTGQSQLLAHSPETLEAFSLRNTYLDPLHLMQIELLARSRQPDVAADSPLEQALLVSVAGIAAGLRNTG
- a CDS encoding DUF4398 domain-containing protein, coding for MKQPSLNNRDSRSVLPKLAAVALGGLMLTACAGNPPTEQFAVTNSAVRSAVSAGGTEFAPVETRSAQEKWKDAELALQKKDYDKARTLAEQAEWDARLAERKTQAAKAQKALEDAQRGVQELRDEGLRNAQ
- a CDS encoding OmpA family protein, which produces MQKLVTLPALLALSVALAACSTPPNANLEQARSKFSALQSDPRSNTLAALETEDASKALDKANKAYLDDAKEAKVDQLSYLTKRRIELAEQTIALRAAENDLKKSSTERAKALLEAREAEIRKLQTELQGKKTERGTLVTFGDVLFDFNRAELKQGGLHNVQKLADFLNENPERKVIVEGYTDSTGSAQYNQGLSERRADAVRLALVRFGVSPQRIVSQGYGKDYPIASNSSESGRAMNRRVEVTISDDAKPVAPRSSVR
- a CDS encoding flavohemoglobin expression-modulating QEGLA motif protein → MNTRNQLDEYQSTVRALSDRIVEAQSPLRVLDAVKWDDSIRQGFFAAGGRELPAVNRAWYERRPLAFDAGAKKEELQAIERDITRQLGQFNPVGQIMRRMCKEYRMVVRMLEARGTADFGLISQELYGAASDAFHAGDPTLADLGLMLSDYLNNIADRSDLKDEAKTLDAKQAVEILQRQLNAVFGEGEGVIRVFESDGILADAAAGADYIKIRSDALFNERDVRALAVHEGLVHVGTTLNGQNQPICTFLAKGPPSSTVTQEGLAILMEVIAFASYPTRLRKLTNRTRAIHMAEEGADFLDVFAFFREQGYDEDECYSNASRVFRGSTPDGMPFTKDLSYLKGFIMVYNYIQLAVRKGKLEQIPLLFCGKTTLEDMRTLRQLVEEGMVVPPKYLPQQFQDLNALSAWMCFSNFLNHLSLDRIEADYANII
- the lysS gene encoding lysine--tRNA ligase; translated protein: MSEQPLNQHAIHEEENHLIALRKEKLAAERAKGLVFPNDFRRDSYCADLQKACEGKSKEELEALAIPVKVAGRLMLNRGAFMVLQDMSGRIQVYVDRKGLPAETLEAIKTWDLGDILAAEGTLARSGKGDLYVHLSQLRLLTKSLRPLPDKHHGLTDTEQRYRQRYVDLIVNEETRHTFRVRSQVIAHIRKFLAERDFLEVETPMLQTIPGGAAAKPFETHHNALDMAMFLRIAPELYLKRLVVGGFEKVFEINRNFRNEGVSTRHNPEFTMLEFYQAYADYEDNMDLTEELFRELAQAVLGSTDVPYGDKVFHFGEPFVRLSVFDSILKYNPEISADDLNDVEKARAIAKKAGAKLLGHEGLGKLQVMIFEELVEHKLEQPHFITEYPFEVSPLARRNDSNPNVTDRFELFIGGREIANAYSELNDAEDQAERFLAQVAEKDAGDDEAMHFDADFVRALEYGMPPTAGEGIGIDRLVMLLTNSPSIRDVILFPHMRPEL